In Salinibaculum sp. SYNS191, the genomic window GTACCCCCAGTGGTCGGGCGTCCGGACCGCCCCCAGCGCTGGTCGGCTACTCGCGGCGGGCGAGAACGGCGACGACCAGCGCCGCGACGAGTGCGACGACCGCGGTGAAGCCGGGGCCGTTCGCGCCCGGCGTCTCCGTCGCGGAGTCATCGGTCGGGGTGACCGTCTCTCCTGCACCGCCGGCGTCGGTCGCCGTGGCCGTGTCACCCGTCGAGGATGACCCGGTTGCGGTCGCAGTCGGCGTGGCGTCCGCGGCGAACGCGTCGGGGTGGAACGCCTCTGCCATCCGCTGGAGCGGGATGGTGTTCAGCGGCCCGGCCTGGTTCAGGTAGTTCGGGTTCACGCGCAGCACCTGGCCCTCCTGGATAGCCGTCGTGCTGTTGACGGCCTCACCGGCCGGGAGCTGGCGGCCCTCCGGGATGACTATCCAGTCGGGATTTTGCTGGACGACGACCTCGTTGCTGATGGGTTTGTAGCTCGATATCCCGGCCGTCGCGGCGATGTTCTCCCCGCCGGCGGCGGTGATGAGTTCGTGGACGAACGTCCCCTCGCCGGCCGTGTAGCCGCCGCCGAGCGCGTAGAGCACCTTCGGCCGCTCCTCGCCGGCCACCGCGTTGCGGACCTCCTCGGCCTCCGAGCGCATCGCGTCGGT contains:
- a CDS encoding PGF-CTERM-anchored ABC transporter substrate-binding protein, encoding MTRPIIAVLVVVALALAGVAPAAASHGTGTECSFQVTATDASGTEVTVDQAPSSVVVLQPSAAQTMWEIGAQDKVVGMPKNPFTSYLNGTEGKTDVVGEQSTVLQSRVVDLDPDLVLAPNITNADTVRSLRDAGLTVYFFEDAKSLEDVYQKTLLTGHLVGACEGADSRTDAMRSEAEEVRNAVAGEERPKVLYALGGGYTAGEGTFVHELITAAGGENIAATAGISSYKPISNEVVVQQNPDWIVIPEGRQLPAGEAVNSTTAIQEGQVLRVNPNYLNQAGPLNTIPLQRMAEAFHPDAFAADATPTATATGSSSTGDTATATDAGGAGETVTPTDDSATETPGANGPGFTAVVALVAALVVAVLARRE